A window of Acidimicrobiia bacterium contains these coding sequences:
- a CDS encoding GH1 family beta-glucosidase, whose product MSVPGNFTWGVSTSAYQIEGGRNEGGKGESIWDRFADEGRIPESGDVACDHYHRWRDDIALMADLGVTGYRFSIAWTRILPAGASEVSNDGLDFYQRLVDALLDNGIEPWPTLYHWDLPAVLQDRGGWPARDTAEAFAGYAAVVGEALGDRVRTWITHNEPWVATFLGHLEGVFAPGIRDWGAALAAGHHILLSHGLATQALRSTVPHASIGIAIDCRPSYPASDSEADRTAQRHFDGFRNRWFFDPVFGLGYPEDIVATYRDRGRFVGELPFVVEGDMETIAQPIDFLGLNYYTSIGISAPDDESEDSGVPPGPNPPPGHTEMGWAITPSALTDYLSHLDTVYSPPAIVITENGASYSDGPDEHGVVDDERRSEYLRLHIAAVESAAGLGVPVTGYFVWSLLDNLEWALGYSQRFGIVWVDHSTLERTPKASFRWYRDLIADRTV is encoded by the coding sequence ATGTCCGTTCCCGGAAACTTCACGTGGGGCGTGTCCACCTCGGCCTACCAGATCGAGGGCGGGCGCAACGAAGGCGGCAAGGGCGAGTCGATCTGGGACCGCTTCGCAGACGAGGGGAGGATCCCCGAATCAGGCGATGTCGCATGCGACCACTACCACCGCTGGCGAGACGACATCGCGCTCATGGCCGACCTCGGGGTGACCGGGTACCGCTTCTCGATCGCATGGACCCGGATCCTCCCCGCAGGAGCGAGCGAGGTGAGCAATGATGGCCTCGACTTCTACCAGCGCCTGGTCGACGCGTTGCTGGACAACGGGATCGAGCCGTGGCCGACGCTGTACCACTGGGACCTACCGGCGGTCCTCCAGGACCGCGGCGGATGGCCTGCGAGAGACACGGCCGAGGCGTTCGCAGGCTACGCCGCGGTCGTGGGCGAGGCGCTGGGTGACAGGGTGCGGACGTGGATCACGCACAACGAGCCGTGGGTCGCCACGTTCCTGGGGCACCTCGAGGGTGTCTTCGCCCCCGGGATCCGGGACTGGGGAGCCGCTCTGGCGGCGGGCCACCACATCCTGCTCTCGCACGGCCTCGCCACGCAGGCCCTCCGCTCGACGGTGCCGCACGCCTCGATCGGCATTGCCATCGACTGCAGGCCGTCGTACCCGGCGAGCGACTCAGAGGCCGATCGGACGGCGCAGCGGCACTTCGACGGGTTCCGCAACCGCTGGTTCTTCGACCCGGTGTTCGGGTTGGGGTATCCGGAGGACATCGTCGCGACATACCGCGACAGAGGCCGGTTCGTCGGCGAGTTGCCCTTCGTCGTCGAAGGCGACATGGAGACGATCGCTCAGCCGATCGACTTCCTCGGGCTCAACTACTACACGAGCATCGGCATCTCGGCTCCCGACGACGAGTCGGAGGACTCGGGCGTGCCTCCGGGTCCGAATCCTCCTCCCGGTCACACCGAGATGGGATGGGCGATCACTCCGTCGGCTCTGACCGATTACCTGTCGCACCTCGACACCGTGTACTCGCCCCCGGCGATCGTCATCACCGAGAACGGTGCCAGCTATTCGGACGGCCCCGACGAGCACGGCGTCGTCGACGACGAGCGGCGCTCCGAGTACCTGCGACTTCACATCGCAGCCGTCGAGTCCGCCGCCGGGCTCGGTGTTCCGGTCACCGGCTACTTCGTGTGGAGTCTCCTCGACAACCTCGAGTGGGCCCTCGGCTACAGCCAGCGCTTCGGCATCGTCTGGGTCGATCACTCCACCCTGGAGCGCACCCCGAAAGCGAGCTTCCGCTGGTACCGCGACCTCATCGCCGACCGAACCGTCTGA
- the infA gene encoding translation initiation factor IF-1, with amino-acid sequence MATTDDVFRAQGTVVETLRNATFRVKLDSGHEVTARASGKMRRGRLIRIIPGDKVELEVSVYDPTKGRIVWRHK; translated from the coding sequence ATGGCTACAACTGACGACGTATTTCGCGCCCAAGGCACGGTGGTCGAGACTCTGCGAAACGCGACGTTTCGGGTGAAGCTCGACTCGGGACACGAGGTGACGGCCCGCGCATCCGGGAAGATGCGCAGGGGAAGGCTCATACGCATCATCCCCGGCGACAAGGTCGAGCTCGAGGTCTCGGTGTACGACCCGACGAAGGGTCGAATCGTGTGGCGCCACAAGTGA
- a CDS encoding aminotransferase class V-fold PLP-dependent enzyme yields MPSPLASLWGLDPGITFLNHGSFGATPLSVLEAQVALRTRLESEPVRFFQRELEGLLDGALSAIGSFVGAQAKDLAGVANATSGVNAVVRSLLLEEGDELLVTDHAYNACRNTLDWVAARSGARVVVVSIPFESCDDDSIVASIVSVATPRTRLALIDHVTSPTAVVLPVARLVSELAALGIDTLVDGAHAPGMVPVDLTSIGAAYYAANCHKWMCAPKGAGFLHVRADRQDGLVPPVVSHGLNSDRSDRSRFRLLFDWTGTDDPTALLAVPAAIDAVAAMKPGGWDVVQVANRDLALAGAGLIAEAVPGAGSPPPALVGSMVAMTLPIPAAPGYAPHPLHDRLFADHDIEVPVYSWGGATVLRISAHLYNAIDDYERLAAAVGNELATTAARTA; encoded by the coding sequence ATGCCGTCCCCACTGGCGTCGCTGTGGGGCCTCGATCCCGGGATCACGTTCCTGAACCACGGCTCGTTCGGAGCTACGCCCCTCTCCGTGCTCGAAGCGCAGGTAGCCCTCCGGACGAGGCTCGAGAGCGAGCCGGTCCGCTTCTTCCAACGGGAGCTCGAAGGCCTTCTCGACGGCGCCCTGAGCGCCATCGGAAGCTTCGTCGGAGCGCAGGCGAAGGATCTCGCCGGCGTCGCCAATGCCACGTCGGGCGTCAATGCCGTGGTCAGATCGCTGCTGCTCGAAGAGGGTGACGAGCTCCTGGTCACGGACCACGCGTACAACGCGTGCCGCAACACACTCGACTGGGTGGCGGCCCGGTCCGGGGCACGGGTGGTGGTCGTGTCGATCCCGTTCGAGTCGTGCGACGACGATTCGATCGTCGCCTCGATCGTCTCCGTCGCCACACCGAGGACCCGTCTCGCCCTGATCGACCATGTCACCAGCCCGACGGCCGTCGTGCTTCCCGTTGCCCGCCTCGTCTCCGAGCTGGCAGCGCTCGGGATCGACACTCTCGTCGACGGAGCGCACGCCCCCGGGATGGTGCCGGTCGACCTCACGTCGATCGGGGCGGCGTACTACGCGGCCAACTGCCACAAGTGGATGTGCGCTCCCAAGGGAGCCGGGTTCCTTCACGTGCGAGCGGATCGCCAGGATGGCCTGGTGCCACCAGTCGTCAGCCACGGCTTGAACAGCGACCGGTCGGACAGGTCCCGCTTCCGGCTCCTCTTCGACTGGACCGGTACCGACGACCCGACGGCGCTGCTGGCCGTCCCGGCCGCCATCGACGCCGTGGCTGCGATGAAGCCGGGAGGCTGGGACGTAGTGCAGGTCGCCAACCGGGACCTGGCGCTCGCCGGGGCGGGACTCATCGCCGAGGCGGTCCCCGGCGCCGGGAGCCCGCCGCCGGCGTTGGTCGGGTCGATGGTCGCGATGACGCTGCCGATACCGGCTGCGCCGGGATACGCTCCCCATCCACTCCACGACCGGCTCTTCGCCGACCACGACATCGAGGTCCCGGTGTACTCGTGGGGCGGTGCGACCGTGTTGCGGATATCGGCGCACCTCTACAACGCCATCGACGACTACGAGCGACTCGCCGCCGCCGTCGGCAACGAGTTGGCGACGACCGCGGCTCGAACGGCGTGA
- a CDS encoding LLM class flavin-dependent oxidoreductase has product MTRPLRVGVQLPEVERVVAWPEVRDMALAAEAVGFDSLWVGDHLLYRTEDGTQGPWEAWTELAAIAAITTGVQLGPLVAATSFHAPAMLAKKAATVDEISGGRLILGLGAGWNETEYAAFGFPFDHRAARFEEAFTIIRTLLRDGSIDFSGEYYTARECVLYPKPRPGGPPLMVGSIGPRVLRATLPHVDMWNTWHAWYGNTVDGLRSVVVDVERAATDAGRRPGEVEMTAAIMVQMPGGTGRNHGSPGRPTSVAIAGPPAHLAEQIAAFSSIGVGHVQLVVDPITVASIEALGDVLALLDD; this is encoded by the coding sequence GTGACACGCCCGTTGCGCGTCGGGGTGCAGCTCCCGGAGGTCGAGCGAGTAGTTGCCTGGCCCGAGGTCCGCGACATGGCGTTGGCAGCCGAAGCGGTCGGGTTCGACTCGCTGTGGGTCGGCGACCATCTGTTGTATCGAACGGAGGACGGCACGCAAGGACCGTGGGAGGCGTGGACTGAGCTCGCCGCCATCGCCGCCATCACGACCGGCGTGCAGCTCGGCCCTCTCGTGGCCGCCACCAGCTTCCACGCCCCTGCGATGCTCGCCAAGAAGGCGGCGACCGTCGACGAGATCTCGGGGGGCCGACTCATCCTCGGCCTCGGCGCCGGGTGGAACGAGACCGAGTACGCGGCATTCGGCTTCCCGTTCGACCACCGGGCCGCCCGCTTCGAAGAGGCGTTCACGATCATTCGCACCCTGCTGCGTGACGGCTCGATCGACTTCTCGGGCGAGTACTACACGGCACGCGAGTGCGTGCTCTACCCGAAGCCTCGGCCGGGCGGCCCTCCGCTGATGGTCGGCTCGATCGGGCCACGGGTCCTGCGGGCCACACTCCCCCACGTCGACATGTGGAACACATGGCATGCCTGGTACGGCAACACCGTCGACGGCCTGCGCTCCGTGGTCGTCGACGTCGAACGGGCGGCGACCGATGCAGGCAGGCGTCCTGGTGAGGTCGAGATGACGGCGGCGATCATGGTGCAGATGCCGGGTGGGACCGGCCGCAACCACGGCAGCCCTGGGAGGCCGACGTCTGTCGCCATCGCGGGACCGCCTGCCCACCTCGCCGAGCAGATCGCCGCCTTCTCGTCCATCGGAGTCGGTCACGTCCAGCTCGTCGTCGATCCGATCACAGTGGCATCGATCGAGGCGCTCGGCGACGTGCTCGCCCTCCTCGACGACTGA
- a CDS encoding NYN domain-containing protein — translation MTSFEEERIALFLDYENLAIGARDQLSGLKFDFKPVADALAERGRVVVRKAYADWSYFDEDRRMLTRNHVELIEIPQRMGSVRKNAADIKMAVDAIELAFERGYITTFVICTGDSDFTPLVDKLRELNKRVIGVGVKLSTSTLLPPACDEFLFYESLEGVDIPERRAESRPKRKDDRRPRQEEQPAEAVETGSRSVDDLAVTIAQTVSGLDRSSGGTVLASTLKRTLLRKDPTFNEADYGFRAFGELLRHLEERNVVELSEGPAKGDPEVALPEKGGEQEAFALLRDVVAKLEKGNGRPMLSGLKNQIRKQRPDFSEKKFGYRGFLQFAKAAQTQGVVDLEWDDDADDYVLSAV, via the coding sequence GTGACATCCTTCGAAGAGGAGCGGATCGCTCTGTTCCTCGACTACGAGAACCTCGCCATCGGGGCTCGCGATCAGCTCTCCGGGCTCAAGTTCGACTTCAAGCCGGTCGCCGACGCCCTCGCCGAGCGCGGACGCGTCGTCGTGCGCAAGGCGTATGCCGACTGGTCGTACTTCGACGAGGACAGGCGCATGCTGACCCGCAACCACGTCGAGCTCATCGAGATCCCGCAGCGGATGGGCTCGGTCCGCAAGAACGCAGCCGACATCAAGATGGCGGTCGATGCCATCGAGCTGGCGTTCGAGCGCGGCTACATCACGACGTTCGTCATCTGCACCGGGGACTCGGACTTCACACCGCTGGTCGACAAGCTGCGCGAGCTCAACAAGCGGGTGATCGGTGTCGGCGTCAAGCTCTCCACCTCGACGCTGCTGCCCCCGGCCTGCGACGAGTTCCTCTTCTACGAGTCCCTCGAAGGCGTCGACATCCCGGAGAGGCGCGCCGAATCGCGCCCGAAGCGAAAGGACGACAGACGGCCGAGGCAGGAGGAACAGCCCGCCGAGGCCGTCGAGACCGGCTCGCGGAGCGTCGACGACTTGGCGGTGACGATCGCCCAGACGGTGTCGGGCCTCGACCGCTCGTCCGGCGGCACGGTGCTCGCTTCGACCCTCAAGCGCACCCTCCTGCGCAAGGACCCGACGTTCAACGAGGCCGACTACGGGTTCAGGGCGTTCGGTGAGCTGCTCCGTCACCTCGAAGAACGCAACGTGGTCGAGCTGAGTGAAGGACCCGCCAAGGGCGACCCAGAGGTCGCCCTGCCCGAGAAGGGCGGCGAGCAGGAGGCGTTCGCATTGCTTCGCGACGTCGTCGCCAAGCTCGAGAAGGGCAACGGCAGGCCGATGCTCTCCGGGTTGAAGAACCAGATCCGCAAGCAGCGCCCCGACTTCAGCGAGAAGAAGTTCGGTTACCGGGGATTCCTGCAGTTCGCCAAGGCCGCCCAGACCCAGGGAGTCGTCGACCTCGAGTGGGACGACGACGCAGACGACTACGTGCTGTCTGCTGTGTGA
- a CDS encoding FAD-binding oxidoreductase: protein MADRFDAIVIGGGIAGAAAAFELAASRRVVLLEMEATCGRHSTGRSAALFTECYGDDVVRRLARAGRPFMTSPPSGFTESPILSPRPTVFIATEAQRPLIDAETEDFQRLVTEVFSIDGAELTAMCPVLRGDTVVGGVVDPTSMDIDVHALHAGFLAGARNRGADIRTSARVEAIQSGRAEWHVRIGRGDDVAAPVVVNAAGAWCDEVARLASVGPLGLQPKRRTVFTFDPGVDHGGWPMVVDIGDAFYFKPEGPHVLASPADETPMEPHDVRHDELDVALGIDRINAVTTLEIRHVKSAWAGLRSFVADRRPVAGFDVEAPGFFWLAGQGGYGIKTAPALGRATASLVAGGELPDDLVELGLTAGNLSPARLAGHTADST from the coding sequence ATGGCCGACCGTTTCGACGCCATAGTCATCGGCGGGGGAATCGCAGGTGCCGCGGCCGCCTTCGAGCTGGCCGCGTCCCGCCGGGTCGTGCTCCTGGAGATGGAAGCGACGTGCGGCCGCCACTCGACGGGGCGCTCCGCTGCCCTCTTCACCGAGTGTTACGGGGACGACGTGGTTCGCCGACTTGCCCGAGCGGGAAGGCCCTTCATGACCTCGCCTCCTTCCGGCTTCACGGAGTCCCCGATCCTGTCGCCGCGCCCGACTGTGTTCATCGCCACCGAGGCGCAGCGTCCGCTGATCGACGCCGAGACGGAGGACTTTCAACGGCTGGTCACGGAGGTCTTCTCGATCGACGGGGCCGAGTTGACGGCCATGTGCCCCGTCCTGCGCGGCGACACCGTCGTCGGTGGTGTCGTTGACCCGACTTCGATGGACATCGACGTGCACGCGTTGCACGCCGGGTTCCTCGCCGGGGCGCGGAACCGGGGCGCTGACATCAGGACGTCGGCTCGCGTGGAAGCGATCCAATCGGGACGAGCGGAGTGGCACGTGCGCATCGGTCGAGGCGACGACGTCGCCGCCCCGGTCGTCGTGAACGCCGCAGGCGCCTGGTGTGACGAGGTCGCCCGCCTCGCTTCGGTGGGCCCGTTGGGTCTCCAGCCGAAGCGGCGTACCGTGTTCACGTTCGATCCCGGCGTCGACCACGGCGGCTGGCCGATGGTGGTCGACATCGGCGATGCCTTCTACTTCAAGCCCGAGGGACCCCACGTGCTGGCATCGCCCGCCGACGAGACGCCGATGGAGCCACACGACGTACGGCATGACGAGCTCGACGTGGCGCTCGGCATCGACAGGATCAACGCCGTGACGACGCTCGAGATCAGGCATGTGAAGAGTGCGTGGGCGGGGCTCCGGTCGTTCGTAGCCGACCGTCGCCCCGTCGCCGGCTTCGACGTCGAGGCGCCCGGCTTCTTCTGGCTCGCAGGCCAAGGGGGGTACGGGATCAAGACCGCCCCGGCACTCGGCCGGGCGACTGCGTCTCTCGTTGCCGGCGGGGAGCTGCCCGACGACCTCGTCGAGCTCGGTCTCACCGCGGGCAACCTCTCGCCGGCGCGGCTCGCCGGTCACACAGCAGACAGCACGTAG
- a CDS encoding glycosyltransferase, with product MNVPKPQFARLLMLSLHGYVAAEPELGKPDTGGQVAFVLELAKQFVEFGYHVDIVTRRFEGQPEVDEIDPALRVLRIPYGGDDFIRKEDMHEHLDEFVRNFLAAVGDMQLMYDTINSHYWDAGWAGQMIAEELGIPHVHTPHSLGAWKREEMEGDPEDIESNYRFEERIRKEFLVFRRCDHVIATTNLQLEVLRDHYEVPDWHMTMIPPGIDESRYTPVTQAEIKKIRSAVGFADNDVYTVGRAAANKGYDLLIQALPELQEETPDARLQLAIGANNATDREKVEKWKSLAGELGVADSVVWVGYVEDDEMANYYRAAPVFALPSRYEPFGMTAVEAMACGTPCVVTIHGGLEEMFDFGSHALFADPTRPREFGMMLSMPLRYPQLRERLSIAGARFARRMFGWKGIARRTIAVFDRYRGGVWPEQG from the coding sequence GTGAACGTCCCGAAGCCCCAATTCGCTCGACTTCTCATGCTGTCTCTCCACGGGTACGTCGCTGCCGAGCCGGAGCTCGGCAAGCCGGATACCGGCGGCCAGGTGGCGTTCGTGCTCGAGCTCGCCAAGCAGTTCGTCGAGTTCGGATACCACGTCGACATCGTCACCAGGCGGTTCGAGGGCCAGCCCGAGGTCGACGAGATCGACCCGGCTCTGCGGGTCCTTCGCATCCCGTATGGGGGCGACGACTTCATCCGCAAGGAAGACATGCACGAACATCTCGACGAGTTCGTTCGCAACTTCCTGGCCGCCGTCGGCGACATGCAGCTCATGTACGACACGATCAACTCCCACTACTGGGACGCCGGGTGGGCGGGCCAGATGATCGCCGAGGAGCTCGGCATCCCCCACGTCCACACGCCGCATTCGCTCGGGGCGTGGAAGAGGGAGGAGATGGAGGGCGACCCTGAGGACATCGAGTCGAACTACCGGTTCGAGGAGCGGATTCGCAAGGAGTTCCTGGTGTTCCGCCGTTGCGACCACGTGATCGCCACCACGAACCTCCAACTCGAGGTCCTGCGAGACCATTACGAGGTGCCCGACTGGCATATGACGATGATCCCACCCGGAATCGACGAGTCCCGTTACACCCCCGTCACCCAAGCGGAGATCAAGAAGATCCGCTCCGCGGTCGGGTTCGCGGACAACGACGTCTACACGGTCGGCCGCGCCGCGGCCAACAAGGGCTACGACCTGCTCATCCAGGCACTCCCCGAGCTGCAGGAGGAGACCCCTGACGCCCGCCTCCAGCTGGCGATCGGGGCCAACAACGCCACCGATCGCGAGAAGGTCGAGAAGTGGAAGTCCCTGGCCGGCGAGCTCGGCGTCGCCGACTCGGTCGTTTGGGTCGGCTACGTCGAGGATGACGAGATGGCCAACTACTACCGGGCGGCACCGGTGTTCGCCTTACCCTCCAGGTACGAACCGTTCGGGATGACCGCCGTGGAGGCGATGGCGTGCGGAACTCCTTGCGTCGTCACCATCCACGGAGGGCTCGAGGAGATGTTCGACTTCGGGTCTCACGCCCTCTTCGCCGACCCCACCAGGCCCCGCGAGTTCGGGATGATGCTCAGCATGCCGCTGCGCTACCCGCAGCTGCGGGAACGACTGTCGATCGCCGGAGCGAGGTTCGCCCGCCGGATGTTCGGATGGAAGGGCATCGCCAGGAGGACGATCGCCGTGTTCGATCGTTACCGAGGCGGGGTGTGGCCCGAACAGGGGTGA
- a CDS encoding HAD-IIB family hydrolase, with protein sequence MARTGVTAFPPSGLGDGNNSTRLLAADLDGTFLGDDRAMHELWEDLDAFGITLVFASGRHLPAIESLYDEWRTDRRADVCLCMVGTEVWWLEDGEYRFDDEWDAHLDDGWDRAAIGAALVGLPRLQPQPDEWQSQHKLSFFVPSHVEAAEVEQALTDDGHHVKVVWSSDCYLDILPHDAGKGGALTYVVGRLGIDPQHVAAAGDTGNDLDMMRAELGFNAIVVANATQELRAMGGSHVYRAAAPHAAGIREGLAALGWLA encoded by the coding sequence GTGGCCCGAACAGGGGTGACCGCCTTCCCGCCAAGTGGGCTCGGCGATGGGAACAACAGCACCCGTCTGCTGGCTGCCGACCTCGACGGCACCTTCCTCGGTGACGATCGCGCCATGCACGAGCTTTGGGAGGACCTCGATGCGTTCGGCATCACACTCGTGTTCGCCAGCGGGCGACACCTCCCGGCGATCGAGTCTCTCTACGACGAGTGGCGGACCGACCGCAGGGCCGACGTCTGCCTGTGCATGGTCGGAACCGAGGTCTGGTGGCTCGAGGATGGCGAGTACCGTTTCGACGACGAGTGGGATGCCCACCTCGACGACGGCTGGGACCGGGCCGCCATCGGAGCCGCTCTCGTCGGCCTGCCGCGCCTGCAACCGCAGCCCGACGAATGGCAGTCGCAGCACAAGCTCAGCTTCTTCGTCCCGTCACACGTCGAGGCGGCAGAGGTCGAGCAGGCGCTGACGGATGACGGCCACCACGTGAAGGTCGTCTGGAGCTCGGACTGCTACCTCGACATCCTGCCGCACGACGCCGGAAAGGGTGGGGCGCTCACCTACGTCGTCGGCCGCCTGGGGATCGATCCGCAACACGTCGCCGCCGCAGGCGACACCGGAAACGACCTCGACATGATGCGAGCGGAGCTCGGCTTCAACGCCATCGTGGTCGCCAACGCCACCCAGGAGCTGCGGGCGATGGGCGGCTCGCACGTATACCGCGCCGCGGCGCCTCACGCTGCCGGCATCAGGGAGGGTCTTGCCGCCCTCGGCTGGCTGGCGTGA
- a CDS encoding GNAT family N-acetyltransferase gives MSELTIVPVDRSRWGRLLELFGDNGAYSNCWCTWWLLTSRPWEATPPAERRAMLHDLVEREDPPPGLLALDDDTPVGWCAVGPRQRYLRMMSDRARTFRRIDDRRSWVVNCFYIDPQARGHGVGTVLLDAAIEFAGDNGATILEGYPIDLAVTDPGAAGLYVGTLHMFEAAGFVEVARFGNRPFVRLELPSTGRGVTPASRGRQDPP, from the coding sequence ATGAGCGAGTTGACCATCGTGCCCGTCGACCGGTCCCGCTGGGGCCGTCTCCTCGAGCTGTTCGGCGACAACGGCGCATATTCGAACTGCTGGTGCACGTGGTGGCTGCTCACGAGCAGGCCGTGGGAGGCGACACCGCCCGCCGAGCGTCGCGCCATGCTCCACGACCTCGTCGAGCGTGAGGATCCTCCCCCCGGATTGTTGGCCCTCGACGACGACACGCCCGTCGGATGGTGCGCCGTGGGCCCACGCCAGCGATACCTGCGCATGATGAGCGACCGAGCGAGGACCTTCCGTCGGATCGACGACCGCCGATCGTGGGTCGTGAACTGCTTCTACATCGATCCTCAGGCGAGAGGCCACGGGGTCGGGACGGTGCTGCTCGACGCAGCGATCGAGTTCGCCGGGGACAACGGCGCCACCATCCTCGAGGGTTACCCGATCGACCTGGCGGTCACCGATCCGGGCGCAGCCGGGCTCTACGTCGGGACGCTCCACATGTTCGAGGCGGCGGGCTTCGTCGAGGTGGCTCGATTCGGCAACCGGCCCTTCGTTCGGCTCGAGCTGCCATCGACCGGCCGGGGCGTCACGCCAGCCAGCCGAGGGCGGCAAGACCCTCCCTGA
- a CDS encoding YiiD C-terminal domain-containing protein yields MTPQELTEYLHASIPISEAMGIRVVSAGSRRVVLAAPLLPNVNHQGTIFGGSLAGVAITAGFAVIVLALHDSGLAHRVVVQRHEYRYLLPGRSDFEAEATIDHESWRRLGEALARRGVGRIEIGSTVRCGASLIGESTGLFAALPPDEATTSVF; encoded by the coding sequence ATGACGCCGCAGGAGCTGACGGAGTACCTGCACGCATCGATCCCGATATCGGAGGCGATGGGCATCCGGGTCGTCTCAGCCGGATCGCGCCGTGTCGTTCTGGCGGCGCCGTTGCTCCCGAACGTGAACCATCAGGGGACGATCTTCGGGGGATCGCTCGCCGGCGTGGCGATCACCGCAGGATTCGCGGTCATCGTCCTCGCATTGCACGACTCGGGCCTCGCCCACCGGGTCGTCGTCCAGAGGCACGAGTATCGCTATCTCCTTCCGGGACGGTCTGACTTCGAGGCGGAAGCGACGATCGATCACGAATCGTGGAGGAGGCTCGGCGAGGCGCTGGCGCGGCGAGGCGTAGGCAGGATCGAGATCGGGTCGACGGTTCGGTGCGGGGCCTCGCTGATCGGCGAATCGACTGGCCTGTTCGCCGCTCTCCCTCCCGACGAAGCGACGACTTCCGTCTTCTGA
- a CDS encoding DUF4389 domain-containing protein, giving the protein MRPGQIVAAVFGVIIGLVALALVVGGAVLAWAYGTQRDADGFLTSPRYELHTDGYALTSVDIDLHALPTAGPWSPSGSLATVRVDFDAADGAPVFVGIGPSDDVSDYLDGVARGVVVDLGPDPTDADVREEQGGAPVAPPADQAFWVTETEGGGAQQVTWDVESGDWTVVIMNADASAGVTGDVRGGAEIGFLGGLTVGVLVAGALFALLATVLLVTATRSREAVPAAEPGAPPAGALAAGPYPVTLQGDLDAELSRWMWLVKWFLAIPHFIVVGVLSVAAVVLTIVAWFAIIFTGRYPRAIFDFNVGVMRWGWRVGFYCTSAIGTDRYPPFTLDDDPSYPARFDVAYPEKLSRGLALVKSWLLAIPHYVIIAIFTNGIFWWTSDVGREGGGVLRFGGGLIGLLVLVAGVILLFSGKYPRGLFDFIMGLNRWVYRVVAYAALMRDEYPPFRLDTGPFEPAGEPAATRAAP; this is encoded by the coding sequence ATGAGACCTGGACAGATCGTTGCGGCCGTGTTCGGAGTCATCATCGGGCTCGTGGCCTTGGCGCTGGTGGTCGGCGGGGCCGTCCTGGCGTGGGCATACGGCACGCAGCGTGACGCCGACGGATTCCTCACGAGCCCGCGCTACGAGCTCCATACCGACGGCTATGCCCTGACGTCGGTCGACATCGACCTGCACGCCCTACCGACGGCGGGACCGTGGTCGCCGAGCGGCTCGCTGGCGACCGTCCGCGTCGACTTCGATGCGGCGGACGGCGCCCCCGTTTTCGTCGGCATCGGGCCGAGCGACGACGTCTCCGACTACCTGGACGGCGTTGCTCGCGGCGTCGTGGTGGACCTCGGACCCGATCCGACGGACGCCGACGTTCGTGAGGAGCAAGGCGGGGCACCGGTGGCGCCTCCCGCCGACCAGGCGTTTTGGGTCACGGAGACCGAGGGTGGCGGGGCCCAGCAGGTCACGTGGGACGTCGAGTCCGGTGACTGGACGGTCGTCATCATGAATGCGGACGCCTCGGCCGGCGTCACGGGCGATGTCCGCGGCGGGGCCGAGATCGGTTTCCTCGGCGGCCTGACTGTTGGTGTGCTGGTGGCCGGCGCCCTCTTCGCCCTTCTGGCGACCGTCCTCCTCGTGACGGCGACACGCTCTCGTGAGGCCGTGCCTGCGGCCGAGCCGGGTGCCCCGCCTGCCGGGGCCCTGGCTGCCGGTCCGTACCCGGTCACGCTCCAGGGCGACCTCGACGCCGAGCTGAGTCGCTGGATGTGGCTCGTGAAGTGGTTCCTGGCGATTCCCCACTTCATCGTCGTCGGGGTGCTCAGTGTTGCCGCGGTTGTGCTCACGATCGTTGCGTGGTTTGCGATCATCTTCACCGGCCGGTACCCGCGGGCGATATTCGACTTCAACGTCGGAGTGATGAGGTGGGGCTGGCGCGTCGGCTTCTATTGCACGTCCGCGATCGGCACCGATCGGTACCCGCCGTTCACGCTCGATGACGACCCGAGCTACCCGGCTCGCTTCGACGTCGCCTATCCGGAGAAGCTCTCACGGGGTCTCGCACTGGTGAAGTCGTGGCTGCTCGCCATCCCTCACTACGTCATCATCGCGATCTTCACGAACGGGATCTTCTGGTGGACGAGCGACGTCGGTCGCGAGGGTGGAGGCGTCCTCCGATTCGGCGGAGGGCTCATCGGGCTGCTCGTCCTCGTCGCCGGCGTCATCCTGCTGTTCTCCGGGAAGTATCCCCGTGGGCTCTTCGACTTCATCATGGGCCTGAACCGCTGGGTGTACCGGGTGGTGGCGTACGCGGCCCTGATGCGGGACGAGTACCCGCCGTTTCGACTGGACACCGGGCCATTCGAGCCTGCAGGCGAGCCGGCCGCCACCCGGGCGGCTCCCTGA